A genomic region of Trifolium pratense cultivar HEN17-A07 linkage group LG3, ARS_RC_1.1, whole genome shotgun sequence contains the following coding sequences:
- the LOC123913693 gene encoding translocon-associated protein subunit alpha-like, with translation MASSFNTFFIFSLAFFLIASPFIQVARCQSDSDEGTTTEDASDIGIVGDDVQDFDGTGTFSSAPGIDTISVFPKNIAKLVKAGEETELLVGVKNDGESSLNVVAIKASIHLPVDHRLLVQNLTAQVFNNGSVPASAQATFPYIFAVSKFLQPGSFDLVGTIIYEIDEHPYQSTFFNGTVEVVESVGFLSIESVFLVTLGIALLVLLGLWIHGQVQNLSKKTKRAPKVEVGTRSTDASTDEWLQGTAYTQSLSSKSKKKK, from the exons ATGGCCTCCTCCTTCAACACCTTCTTCATTTTCTCTCTCGCTTTTTTCCTCATCGCTTCACCTTTCATTCAAG TTGCTAGGTGCCAATCAGACTCAGATGAAGGTACTACTACTGAAGACGCAAGCGACATTGGCATTGTTGGTGATGATGTCCAAGACTTTGATGGGACTGGGACCTTTTCTTCTGCTCCGGGAATTGATACAATAAGTGTATTTCCAAAAAATATTGCAAAAC TGGTAAAAGCTGGAGAAGAGACAGAACTGCTCGTTGGTGTAAAAAATGATG GGGAATCCAGCTTGAACGTGGTTGCAATCAAGGCTAGTATTCACCTTCCTGTCGATCATCGGCTGCTTGTTCAAAATCTTACCGCTCAG GTTTTCAACAATGGTTCTGTACCAGCCTCAGCACAAGCTACTTTCCCATATATATTTGCAGTCAGCAAGTTCTTGCAG CCTGGTAGTTTTGATCTTGTTGGTACTATTATATACGAAATAGACGAGCATCCATACCAAAGCACCTTCTTTAACGGCACTGTTGAAGTTGTTGAATCTGTTGGTTTTCTTAGCATCGAATCTGTTTTTCTTGTTACTCTTGGAATTGCCCTCCTTGTCCTCCTAGGGCTATGGATTCATGGTCAAGTTCAAAACCTATCTAAG AAAACAAAGAGGGCTCCAAAAGTTGAAGTTGGAACTAGGTCTACAGATGCTTCAACAGACGAATGGTTACAG GGAACTGCATACACTCAGTCTCTTTCCAGCAAatcaaagaagaagaagtag